One genomic window of Oncorhynchus clarkii lewisi isolate Uvic-CL-2024 chromosome 5, UVic_Ocla_1.0, whole genome shotgun sequence includes the following:
- the LOC139410206 gene encoding sodium/bile acid cotransporter 4-like — translation MENSSVVVTAVPTAGQTEFLNFTINDTLSRISEIFSEELAMAGLRVTNNPVSLKASTLSTAFAAGLRAKLPPTEPAHLVVAFWDSPLSHGINVFVGIVLCFTMLGLGCTVDVSQLGEHIRRPIGVLLALVCQFVIMPLVAFLLALAFSLDDVAAMAVLLCGCCPGGNLSNIMSLLVNGEMNLSIIMTISSTVLALVLMPLCLWIYSRAWINTPVVNLMPFGAIILTLCSTLIPIGLGVVLRYRYNRAADIVLKVSLWSLLVTLVMLFIMTGVMLGPELLATIPPSVYVVAVLMPACGYTAGYGLATLFDLPPNIRRTVSLETGCQNVQLCTAILKMAFPPQLMGGMYMFPLLYALFQAAEAGIFILAYRMYRKEVLHKPDTNPLGDNGDIGYNRFEDEDMGFDTSYGAVTTSDPNLIMLEPCPDATPV, via the exons ATGGAGAACTCAAGCGTGGTGGTCACGGCTGTCCCAACTGCTGGCCAAACAGAATTCCTCAACTTCACCATAAATGACACCCTCTCCCGAATCTCAGAAATCTTCTCGGAGGAACTCGCCATGGCAGGATTACGCGTAACGAACAACCCGGTTTCTCTGAAAGCCAGCACTCTCAGTACTGCCTTTGCTGCTGGGCTTCGGGCTAAGCTGCCGCCGACGGAACCCGCTCACCTGGTGGTTGCCTTTTGGGATTCCCCGCTAAGTCACGGAATCAATGTGTTTGTGGGGATTGTCCTGTGCTTCACCATGCTGGGGCTAGGGTGTACGGTAGACGTTAGCCAGCTAGGGGAGCATATCCGCAGACCCATCGGGGTGCTGCTGGCGCTGGTGTGTCAGTTCGTCATCATGCCCCTGGTCGCCTTCCTGCTAGCTTTGGCATTCTCGCTCGACGACGTGGCGGCTATGGCCGTGCTACTGTGTGGCTGCTGTCCAGGAGGAAACCTATCCAACATCATGTCCTTATTAGTGAACGGGGAGATGAATCTGAG CATTATCATGACCATCTCCTCGACGGTCCTTGCACTGGTGCTGATGCCGCTGTGTCTGTGGATATACAGCCGCGCCTGGATCAACACCCCCGTGGTCAACCTGATGCCGTTCGGCGCGATCATCCTCACCCTCTGTAGCACCCTCATACCCATCGGCCTCGGGGTCGTGCTCCGATACCGCTACAACCGGGCGGCCGACATCGTTTTAAAG GTGTCCCTGTGGTCTCTGCTGGTGACCCTGGTGATGCTGTTCATCATGACGGGGGTCATGTTGGGGCCAGAGCTGCTGGccaccatccctccatctgtctACGTGGTAGCTGTCCTGATGCCTGCCTGTGGCTACACTGCAGGCTACGGCCTGGCCACCCTCTTCGATCTCCCGCCCAACATCCGCAGGACCGTGTCACTAGAGACCGGGTGCCAGAACGTGCAGCTCTGCACAGCCATCCTGAAGATGGCCTTCCCACCACAGCTGATGGGGGGCATGTATATGTTCCCTCTGCTCTACGCCCTCTTCCAGGCAGCCGAGGCTGGCATCTTCATCCTGGCCTACCGGATGTACAGGAAAGAGGTTTTACACAAACCAGACACAAACCCACTGGGGGACAATGGGGATATTGGATATAATAGGTTTGAAGATGAAGATATGGGCTTTGACACTTCTTACGGGGCGGTGACCACAAGTGACCCAAATCTCATCATGTTAGAGCCTTGTCCGGATGCTACTCCTGTTTAG
- the LOC139410207 gene encoding zygote arrest protein 1: MATYLDESIDNYLYSFYNPYSGRYQNPKCAGWRNKNYLANYADTEAYIDNHHRAQFKFLLSQINPNLNPRLRKANTKDVAVQVNPKKDVSVQCSLGPRTLIARKRDTLRKRRQETQTPGSPGSSVGGVRYPRTLAVYSPIASRRLASFLEYDKIESRQAQTGDPPETVKIRKRDEGEKSEDKTEKAKDENTWPHTKASNTDQSVMTEGVKANQDGSKVKARVRFQFLEQKYGYYHCRDCNLRWESAYVWCVHGTSKVYFKQFCRTCQKSFNPYRVEDITCQTCNKARCMCQVTPRHVDPKRPHRQDLCGRCKGKRLSCDLTFSFKYII; the protein is encoded by the exons ATGGCTACATATTTAGATGAGTCAATCGACAACTATTTATATTCATTTTACAACCCGTACTCTGGCAGGTATCAAAACCCAAAATGTGCGGGCTGGAGAAACAAAAATTATTTGGCCAACTATGCAGACACAGAGGCGTACATTGATAACCACCATCGCGCGCAATTTAAATTCCTTTTATCCCAAATAAACCCCAATCTTAATCCGAGGCTACGGAAAGCAAACACCAAAGACGTCGCGGTGCAGGTCAATCCGAAGAAGGATGTTTCTGTGCAGTGTTCCCTCGGCCCACGGACCCTCATAGCCAGAAAGCGAGACACTTTGCGCAAGAGAAGACAAGAGACCCAGACACCCGGTAGTCCAGGGAGTTCTGTTGGAGGGGTGCGTTACCCTCGCACTCTGGCAGTCTACTCCCCTATCGCGTCTAGGAGACTTGCATCCTTTCTAGAATATGACAAAATTGAGTCGAGACAAGCACAGACTGGTGACCCACCTGAAACCGTTAAGATTAGGAAAAGGGATGAAGGTGAGAAGTCTGAGGACAAAACAGAAAAGGCAAAAGACGAAAATACTTGGCCACATACAAAAGCTAGTAATACTGACCAATCAGTTATGACCGAGGGCGTCAAAGCCAACCAGGATGGTTCGAAAGTCAAGGCCCGCGTGAGGTTTCAG TTTTTGGAGCAGAAGTATGGGTACTATCACTGCAGAGACTGTAACCTGCGTTGGGAGAGTGCATATGTTTGGTGCGTCCATGGAACGAGCAAG GTCTACTTCAAGCAGTTCTGTAGAACATGCCAGAAGTCCTTCAACCCCTACCGTGTTGAGGACATAACCTGTCAG ACTTGCAACAAGGCACGCTGCATGTGCCAAGTGACCCCGCGCCACGTTGACCCCAAACGCCCTCACAGACAGGATCTGTGTGGCAGGTGCAAGGGCAAGAGACTCTCCTGTGACCTCACCTTCAGTTTCAAATACATCATCTAG